TTAGCCATATTTATTATCGGAGGTGAGCCACACTCGTCGATTCGGGTATAAAATTGAAGTgaactaataaaaaaagtttagaaTGAAATTGACGATTGCTAACAAGTTGAAGGGCAAATGGCATTTAAGCCCAATAGAGAGTTCAGTCAGCAACTGTAATGACTGAAATCAACCAACAATCAAAATTGTAGAatcaaaatggagaagaagaagagcaAAGTACTGATAATTGGATCAACAGGAACTCTAGGGTTCCATTTAGCACATTTTAGTATCAAATTTGGTCACCCAACTTATATTCTTGTAAGGGACTCTGCTTTCAATGACCCTCTCAAATTACAAAAGATTGAATCTTTATCTAATGCTGGTGCCATTCTTCTCAAGGTAACACtcaatttctcttttaatcCCATCTGGGTACTCATATTTAATGTCTAATTGTGAGGTTTAATCTGCAAAGTttcaatttttgaataaaaaaagtgttttttttaGGGTTGTTTGGAGGATGAGAAGAGTGTTGTTGAGGCAGTGAAGCTAGTGGATGTGGTGATTTGTTCAATTCCATCAAAACAGGCTCTTGATCAGAAGCTTCTTATTAGAGTTATTAAAGAATCTGGCTGCATCAAGGTTGTAATTGCTTTCTTAGtttgattcattttttaaatttgtgaaaTGATTTAGGATATTCAATCAAAGTGTCCCCATTTCGGAAATGTTTCGAGCACTTGACATTTCGGACATGTTTTGGGCACTGAATCTTTATCTAATGCCGATGCCATTGTTTTCATTAACAAGTGTCCCGTTTTCCCGTGTcatgtccgtgctacctagcctATATGtgtatttgaaagaaaaaattacatGAATAAGCTTAACATTTGTTGATACCTTGTGTAGAATTGAATGTAGATGGTAGAACCATAAGCTAAGAACTATCGATTAATGACGAGGAAGCTTTATTAGAGAAATTGGATCGGAATTTTGCTTTTTGTGTCACTGTTTATTGTAATGTTTTCTTTTCGTAAGAAAAAGAAGCTTGCGTGCTTATGTGTGAGGAGTCTCTATTAGAAGGTTGTTTTTCTTGTTCAATAAGATAGATGTGTATGTTGATTGTTACAGAAGTTCATTCCATCAGAGTTTGGAGCAGATCCGGATAAAGTTCAAATATCCGGAATGGGGTATAACTGCTATTCATGGAAATCTGAGATTCGGCGTCTTATAGAAGCTGAAGGCATTCCTTATACTTACATTTGCTGCAACTTGTTAATGAGAATTTTACTTCCGTCAATAGTTCAGCCTGGTTTAGCAACTCCACCGAGGGACAAGGTCACAGTGTTTGGAGATGGAAATGTTAAAGGTTCAATCTTCAAGATCTAAAGAATCAATGAATTTATTGCTGATCTAGCCTTTCAGGAAATCCTTACCGGTGAAATCTTAAATATGCAGTTTATTTGCAGGTGTCTTTGTAAAAGACGAAGATGTTGCTGCCTTTACCATTTGCGTTATTGATGATCCACGGACATTAAACAAGACGTTGTATTTGAGGCCACCTGGAAACGTCTACTCGTTAAATGAGCTGGTAGAGATTTGGGAAAGCAAGATTGGGAAAAAACTTGAAAGGAATTATGTACCAGAAGATCAACTTCTTGATAGAATCAAAGAGACTCCATATCCAGACAATGCGAGTCTGATTTTTATATACTCGATCTTCGTCAAAGGAGATCGCACATACTTTGATATTGAATCTTCTGGAGGGTTAGATGGGACACAGCTTTACCCCCATTTAAACTACACTACGATCAGCAAATACCTCGAGACCTTAGTATAATGCTGGTGTATCATCATTATCGGCTTGCTGTGTTTATTTTTTGAACTGAAACAAGCAGCAATTTTTGCATGGGAACGTACTTGTACTGCTCGAGCTTTCAGatgatattatataaaaataatttcttagACTGAGTTGTTTGTTATGTATTCTATTGAATTGTTATCTTGAAAAGCTGAAATAAATCGGTTCATGTGATGGTGGaaagagtttggatttattttcttgtttcatCTTTATTTATAGCTTTCAGACAGCAGCGGATTCTGAAATGAAAGCCTATCAGctcaagaaaaaaattataaaagtagaGTTTCGGAGTTTCAAAGTGTTTCCATAAATGGAAGTTAAACGCTGAAATGCAGGACTGAAGATGTTTCCGCGCTCAATTTTGTACGAAGCTATAGCTTAATGGTTACTATTATTCTGCTTTTATATATGTTACGTTACTGAATTTTGTTTCCGACTCGCAGCAATTTTCAACTAGGAAGATGACATTGCCACTTATACTATCAAATCTGTGGATCATCCAAGAACTCTGAACAAGATTCTCTATGTTGCTCTTTCAATGAACTTGTGTCATTGTGGGAAAAGAAAATTGGCAAAAACCTTGACAGGATTTAAATTCCTGAAGAACACATTCTGAAGAATATTAGGCATCTATCCAATACTCCCAATGTCATATGGCactgaaaatatttttaatcagAAGACAAGTTTTTCTTCTCCCATAATTTGCTCAAATACATTTATTCTAACTTTAAACATCTATGCTAAATCTGTAGAATCCAATAGTAGTCGGTGTCGCAGCCTAAAAAATGCCGTTTTGTCGTTTTAGCGTTTCTGTTTATAGATATTCTGCTGCACGACACTGCAATTGTCGTATTAAACAATGGAACGGGAACAAGGTTCTCATTAACAAAAATGTAGATGATTCACATTACAAGCAAACGAGCTTATAAGAACTAAAC
This window of the Mercurialis annua linkage group LG5, ddMerAnnu1.2, whole genome shotgun sequence genome carries:
- the LOC126680941 gene encoding probable pinoresinol-lariciresinol reductase 3, coding for MEKKKSKVLIIGSTGTLGFHLAHFSIKFGHPTYILVRDSAFNDPLKLQKIESLSNAGAILLKGCLEDEKSVVEAVKLVDVVICSIPSKQALDQKLLIRVIKESGCIKKFIPSEFGADPDKVQISGMGYNCYSWKSEIRRLIEAEGIPYTYICCNLLMRILLPSIVQPGLATPPRDKVTVFGDGNVKGVFVKDEDVAAFTICVIDDPRTLNKTLYLRPPGNVYSLNELVEIWESKIGKKLERNYVPEDQLLDRIKETPYPDNASLIFIYSIFVKGDRTYFDIESSGGLDGTQLYPHLNYTTISKYLETLV